One window from the genome of Phycisphaerales bacterium encodes:
- the erpA gene encoding iron-sulfur cluster insertion protein ErpA, with protein MTATSANPSQADTNAVQITEKAAAEIQRIVEEQELDAAKVHLRVGVKGGGCSGFNYILDLTEAVRDTDEVMEQHGIRVVCDPKSLLYLHGTIVDFKDEIMSRGFVFQNPNATATCGCGSSFSA; from the coding sequence ATGACCGCCACTTCCGCCAACCCCAGCCAGGCCGACACCAACGCCGTCCAGATCACCGAGAAGGCCGCCGCCGAGATCCAACGGATCGTCGAGGAGCAGGAACTGGACGCCGCCAAGGTGCACCTGCGCGTCGGCGTGAAGGGCGGGGGCTGCTCGGGCTTCAACTACATCCTCGACCTGACCGAAGCCGTCCGCGACACCGACGAGGTCATGGAGCAGCATGGCATCCGCGTGGTGTGCGACCCCAAGAGCCTGCTCTACCTGCACGGCACGATCGTCGACTTCAAGGACGAGATCATGAGCCGGGGCTTCGTCTTCCAGAACCCCAACGCGACGGCCACCTGCGGCTGCGGCTCGAGCTTCTCGGCCTGA